ATAGCAGCACCAGCCGGGTTGCTTGGTTGGTTCAAATCCAACAATGGCACCCTTCTTTGAACAGGCTGCACTAGTCCTGGAAGTCTTTGATTATGGCTTCGCCAGAAACGAGAAATGACGGCCGCCCCGGATGTGGAGTGGCCGTCATTTCACTGCGCTAGTGTGTGCTCAGAGTCAGTGTTCCTCTGCCGCAGCAGCCGCCTTTTTGGCGTCTTTCTCCGCACGCAAAGCATCTGCTTCATGCTGCTCTTCTGCCTTTTCCTGATGGATGACTTCAGCCAAGAGCTTCTCCATCTCCTTGGCAACCCCTGCCGCAGATGCGGGATTTTGGCCGGTAACAAGACGCTCGTCAACTACCACCTTCTCCTCAAAGACATCCGCGAAAACATGAGTTGCCCCTTGTTCTTCGAGTCTGTCTGCCAAGAAGAAGGGAATGACTTTGTCCTTGCCTGCGGCTACTTCCTCGTCGTTGGTGAAAGCCGCAACATTTCGGCCGTTGACAAGGTGTATGCCATTAGCCAATTCCACGTTCACTAAGCCAGCAGGCCCATGACAGACAGCACCCACAACACCGCCTGAGTTGTAGATACTAGCAACTAGCTTTTGAAGGCCTTCACTGTCCGGGAAGTCCCACATGGTGCCGTGGCCACCCACGAGGAAGACGGCGTCATATTGTTCCGGGTCAATGACATCGACGCGGGCCGTGTTGTACAGGCCAGCTCGCGTTGTCTCGTCCTCTGTGAAAGCAACTTGAATGGGGTCTTCCACGTCAACGCCGTCGTGCGGGGGTTGACCACCTTTAATGGATGCGAAGTCAACGAAATGTCCGGAGTCTTTGAAGACTTTCCAGGGATGTGCAGCTTCGCCTACGTTGTAGCCGGTCTTTTCTCCGGTGTCACCGATCTCGGAAACGCTGGTCAGTACCATGAGGATTTTCTTCATGAGGTGCTCCTTTCGTCCATTTCCCACCCTAGACGAATCGCAGACATCATGACCAGTCCGGGTCAGAAACTCCCAGCGTGTACACAGATTCAGTGGGATGACCAGCGAACCACACCACCGTACATCGCCAAAGATGGATGTCTATCACAAGATGGCGAACAAACGGTTCCAAGGCTTGGGAACTACTCCGCGCGGGTCAGCTGCTTTCGCAATACCACTGAAGCTACAATGCCGAGCACGAATAACGTTGATGCTGCTGCAATCGGGACAAGGAACGCGGCATCGTAGCCAACACTTTGCGCCAGCGAACCCGAAAGTGCCGAACCCAATGCCGTGCCCGCCACAATGCCACTAGCTAAGGCTGTCATGACGGTGCCCATCCACTGCGGCGGGGCTACAACACTGCCAACGCTGAAGATTGTCACCATGGTGGGGCCTACGGGCAAACCCACCAGCAGCAGCACCCAAGCCATCTGGCCTAACGACTCCGGCGCCAAGAAAAACACAGTCCCGCCTGCCATGAAGCCAGATGCCAGCACCCACCGCCACGCATAGCTGAACTTCACTGGCCAATAGGCCACTGACAGGGCCGTCAGCGCCGAGCTGGCACCCATGATCGCGTACATCAGCCCGGCCTGGTCAACAGAACCATAGACACCTGTAAAAGCTGCCAGCGCTGTTTGCGAAGAACCAAAGAACGTCCCCATGCACAGCATCGCAGCCACCGGCACTGCCACGAGGAACCAGTTGGGCCTTTCCTCGCTCACGTAGCCTGCATTGCCCACCGTGCTGCTTGCAGCTGGGCGTGCACTGACGTAATCCGCGGTTGGGTGGAGAGCGAAAAGTGTTACAAGTGACACTGTCATGACAGCAGCGAGAACAAGCGGCAGCCAAGGCGCCACAAGTGACGCCAGCAGACCCACAAGGGCCGGGCCCAAGACAAATGTCACTTCATCGGCTGTTCCTTCAAGGGACAAGGCCGTGTCAACCATGGGTCCGCGCTGACTCGCAGGGAGTTTCTTACTCAACGCCATCCAGCGCACACGGGACAGTGGGCCCACCTGGGGCGAGGTTCCCCCAGCCGCCAGAGCCGTTAGGAGCACCACCACTGTTGCGCCGTCAGTGAGCTGGGCACCGCTGTCAGGCAAGAGCAAATAGGCCAGCACAACGACGGCCGTCACCAAAATGAAATTCACCACAGCAGCAACCAGCAGCACCCCCCGCTGTCCCAGCCGGTCTGCCAGGTAGCCCACAACTGGCGCCCCCGCGGCTGCACCCAAACCAATGCACCCCGCCGCGAACCCTCCGATCGCGTACGAGTCGCTGACATGGGTGACCATTGTCAGCACACCGATTGTCAGCATCGCTAGAGGAACACGGGCAAAGAGTCCCAAGGGAATATAACTTTTTCCGGCCAATCTGGGCAGCACGGAGTAGCGGCCACCCTTCACAGCAGTGGCAGCGGGCGCGGGAGCGTTGGGGGAAGACGAGGAACTCAGCTACTTTCGAATCTTTTTGCCTTGGACTCTGCCGGTATCAACCACCGGTTCATTTGATCCACAGACCGCCCAAGTCTACCCTTTTAGGGAGCCGCTGCGCCCGCTTTAGGGAGCCGCTGCGCCCGCCATTCTCAGCTCTAAGGTGGAGCCATGACGGCCTTTGTTCACGTGCAGGTGCAGGGGGATCCGCTGCTTCATCTGCTCTACATGGCTGACGAGCCCAACCATCCGTCCGCCGTCGCGCAGAGACTCAAGGGCTTCCATCACTTGCTCAAGGGAGTCCTCATCGAGACTGCCAAAACCTTCATCGACGAAGAGTGTCTCAATATCTAGGCCGCCGGATTCGTACTGGACCACATCAGAGAGGCCCAATGCCAGAGCCAAGGAAGCCATGAATGACTCCCCACCTGAAAGCGTCGCTGTGTCACGGCTCATCCCCGTCCATTGGTCTACGACCTCCAGGCCTAGTCCGGATTTCTTATTGCCTGATTTCGCATCGCTATGCCGCAACGTGTAGCGGGCGTCGCTCATGGTTGCCAAACGCGTCGAGGCAGCCTCGGCTACCTGCTCCAAGCGTGCAGCCAGAACGTAGCTTGTCAGCGTCATCTTCAAGTTGTTATCCCCCAATCCGCGGACTGTCTCTGAAAGCCCAGCCAGCATCCGGGCTTTTTCACGAAGTGGAGCAACAACTCTCTCCAGTTCCTGGAATGCGGCTGCTGTGTTCCGGAGCTGTTCCGCGGCCGAAAGTGCCAGCCCCAGGGCCAGCGCACCCTCGCGTGCCTTCGTTTGAGCATGCCGTGCCCCCTGGGCCAATTCCGCAAGGACCTCTCCGCTTGGCGCACCAATATTAGCGTCCACTTCAACCTGGGCGGCAATGATCTCAGGCATAGCCAGTCTGTCAGCGTTCACCGCCACAGCTCTGGCATGGCCCTTGATGTCCTTATCCAGGGCCGCCGCAGCGGCCGGAGTGAGCAGCGCTGCCTGGACCGCTTCGACGTCGTCAAACGCTGAGTCTGCGAGCGCTTGTTCCAGCGCATCCGCGGCATCCTCCTTGGCAGCCTCGGCTGTGGCCCGGTTGCGCACGGCGCCAAGGAGCTCCTGTCCTGGAATTTGAGCCTGCACCAACGCAGTACGGCGTTTCAACAGCGATTCGTATCCGTCACGAACGACGGCCAGGTGTTCTTGCAAAAGCGCTATTTCTTCGCCCACCGCAGCAGTGCCAGCTCCCAACGATGCAGCCTGTCCGGTTGCTGCCAGCATTTCCGTTTGAGCCTGATCTATGCGGATTTGGAGTCCTACGGCTTCTGAACTCAAGGCTGCCAGTTCCGACGCTGCCTCGGTGGCTTGGCCATGCGCAAGCGTGGCCCGCTGCACTCTGTCCTTCGTTTCTTGCAGATCACTCTCACCTCCACGTTCGGCAAGGACAACAAGACGGTTTTTGGCCTCTGCGAGCTGTGTGCCAGCCGTGACGGCAAGCCCTTCAGCCGCCTCGAAAGCACTCTTGGCGACCTTTTCAGCCCTTACCAGATCAGCGCCGGATCCGGCAAGTGGTGAGGGAGCAGGGTGGACTTTGCTGCCGCATACTTGGCATGGTTCACCATCGACGAGGTTGGCAGCCAGTTCTCCGGCGACGTGGTTGAGCCTGTCGTTGAATGCCCCCAGCCAGCGTTCCTTTGCACTCAGGGCCACTTCACGAGCGTTAGCTTCAGCCACGGCGAGCTCGGATACCTTGTGATTCTGGCGCTGGTGCTCTTCAATGGCTACAACAAGCACTTGTGCTTGCGCGGCGTCTTGGCTCGAATGCTCCATGGTTTGGGCCACCGGGCGCAACTTCTCCTGAGATTGAAGTACCTGACTCAAGCGTTTTTTGGCGGCGGAGGCAGAGCTAGCTTGCTCGTCCTGGTGTGTAAGTGCCGCAGCCAGCGCTTTTTCGCCTTTGATAAGATCTGCAGTTTTCTGTAGTAGCCGGGCTTCATCAGGTAGTGCCCCATCTACGGTTCCAAGCCGTGTGCTCAGCTCACGATCGTATCTTTCTAAGTCGGAGATCTCTGCCGCGTGCGCCGGTTGACCCAGCAAGGCACCTGCAATGTCATTTCCGTCAAAGATTGCCGTTGCAGCAGCTACTCGTCTCTGCGCTCGCTCACTCTCACTGCCCGTTCTCTTGGCTGTAGCCAGCACTGCTGCCAAGACCTGTGCTTGATGGTGTTGCTCCTGTTGGTGGCGCCATTGCAGAGCCGTTTGTCCCAGATGTTCCAGTCTTTCGCGTTCTGCAACCGCTGTGGCAAACGCCTTGTGACGGCTGCTACGACTTTCTGCTTCCGCCACGGCGTTTACCAATGATTCGGACTCAGCCTCGAATTCCTTTGCACGTTTCATGGCACGGTCAACGCCCAGAGCCAGGCCAACGCGCAGTATCTCAAATAGCTCAGACCCATGCAGCTCGTTAAATTCAACACCGCCTGAGGCCTCCGGCTCGTTCGACGTTGTGTTCTTCTCGGCGACCTGGGCAGCGTTGGCGGCCAGAACCGGCGCCGCTTGGCCGCGGGCAAGCTGCTCGGTGGCCGCCAGCTCACCCAACCCAGCAGCAACGGCCAGTTGAGCGGTCTTTGAATCGGTGGCCAAACGATTCTCTAGGTCTTTGTAAACGTCGGTGCCAAACAGTTTTTGCAGCAACACCTGCCGTTCCTCCGCGCTGGCACGCAGAAAAGCGGCAAAGTCACCCTGCGCCAACAAAACAACTTTGGTGAACTGCGCCATGTTCATGCCGAGAAGGTCTTGAATCTCAGCAGCCGATTCGTCATTGCGGGCTGATTTGACCTCCCATCCTGCGGCAGTTTTTTCACGTAACTGGGTGCTTGCCTGCTCTCGCGTTGTGCCAGTGCCGCGTTTGAGCGGGCGCATCCATTCGGGGCTGCGGCGCACCTCCAGGCGCCGACCACCAGCGCTAAACTCACACACAACTTCGGGGACAACGCCCTCGGCTGCATGATGGCTTCGCAACTGGTTCTGGGCTCCTTGCCGTGCACCGGGCACACGGCCATAAAGCGCATAGGCGATAGCGTCAAGAACGCTGGTTTTGCCGGCTCCGGTGGAACCGTTGAGAAGGAACAGTCCTTGGGCGCCCAGCTTGTCAAAATCAACAATTTCACGGCCTGCAAAGGGACCAAAGGCTTGAATTTCTAAGCGGTGGATCCTCACAATGCACTCTCCTGTTCCCGCACGCCGGCCAACGCAGCCCGCAGAATTTGCTGTTCATCATCACTGGCGCTTCGGTGGCGCACATGATCAAGGAAGCCGCAGCACAACTCCAACTCGTCAGTGGCCTGGGCAATGCGATCGCCATAGCTTTGCTGCTCGGGGTTCCGGGGCGTTTCGGGGGCAAACATCAGAACCAGTGTGTGTTCAAAGCGTGTCCGTAACCGATCCATAGCCAGTTCCGGACTGTCATTGTCCGTAAGGGTGATTTGGCAGTAATTCCCTTCGTCCTGGGAGAATGCTTCGCTGCTCAGTAGCTCATCAATCTTCCCGGACAGGATACTCAAGGCGCGTTCCGGATCCCACTGAACTTTCCGCACCTCACCGAGTCCACTGGCTGTTATCTCTAACAGCCATGCACCCTTTCTATGCCTGGCTTCGGAAAAAGAGTAGGGCAGTGGTGAGCCACTGTAGCGAACAGACTCGCTCAGTATTTGTGGCCCGTGTAGATGGCCAAGTGCCGTGTAAGTGAACGGTTCGAAGAGGTCAAGAGGGACAGCGCCCACTCCCCCAACTGACAACTCACGCTCACTGGCGGAGGAGACTCCACCGCTGGCGAATGTATGTGCCAACACAACTGAGGCCGTCCCTGGTGCACGCGTGGCCAGATCGGCGGCGATCAGCTTCACGGCTGCTTCGGTGACGCTAAAGTGCGTCCCATTTTCAACGTCAAGCTCCTCCGCCACCAGCCGAGGTTCAAGGAACGGAATCCCGTAAATTGCCACCTGAGTGGTGTTGTCTGGGCCGGCGTCATTGCCCATAAGTGGAAGTAGCACAGGTGTTGCCAGATCGCTCAGGCGCGTGCGCAAATGCACTCCTGCGCGCTCCAGCAAACGGCCACCAAAGCCGAGTCTGCTGGCGGAGTCGTGATTACCACTTGTAACAACCACTTGTACCCCTGCGGCGTTGAGCCTAGCCAGGATCTCATCAAATAAGTTCACTACGTCAACGCTGGGCAAAGCACGGTCATAGACGTCGCCGGCAACCAAAACGACGTCGACGTTTTCCGTGATGACGGTTTCCAGAAGCTGGTCGGCAAAACGCCGTTGGGCGGCAAGTGTGCCAATGCCGTGGAACGACCTGCCCAAATGCCAGTCTGAGGTGTGTAGTAGCTTCATGCCTCCACGGTATCGGAGGCCGCTGACATTCCCAGATTGGCCTGCCCGGAAGTTGCCCACGGTGAGAGTGCTGAGGGTGGGTTAGCGGCTCTTCTTTTCAACTGTGATTGTTTCAACGGCGGCAATATTCGCCAGCTTGGAACCGTAAATAACGGCAGTGAGCAACAAAGCGCATGCCAGTAGGGCCATGATGATCTGAGTATTGGGTGAGTCTAAAAAGAGCAGCCCTGCCAGTGAGATTGCAGCAGCAGCAATCCCACTGACCCACATGGACTGAACCGCTGCGCCGTGCCCAGCCTGCCACGTTTCTTCATCAACCATGGTCTTGGCCGTCCGGATACCCACGAATGGATTTCTTTTGATTTTACCTAAGGCGCAGGCATGGTTGAGCCCGGCAATCCCAAGTGAACACAGGGCAAGAAGTAGGAGGGAGAAGATCAGCATCTTTTAACAGTAG
This genomic window from Arthrobacter sp. TMP15 contains:
- a CDS encoding AAA family ATPase, with translation MRIHRLEIQAFGPFAGREIVDFDKLGAQGLFLLNGSTGAGKTSVLDAIAYALYGRVPGARQGAQNQLRSHHAAEGVVPEVVCEFSAGGRRLEVRRSPEWMRPLKRGTGTTREQASTQLREKTAAGWEVKSARNDESAAEIQDLLGMNMAQFTKVVLLAQGDFAAFLRASAEERQVLLQKLFGTDVYKDLENRLATDSKTAQLAVAAGLGELAATEQLARGQAAPVLAANAAQVAEKNTTSNEPEASGGVEFNELHGSELFEILRVGLALGVDRAMKRAKEFEAESESLVNAVAEAESRSSRHKAFATAVAERERLEHLGQTALQWRHQQEQHHQAQVLAAVLATAKRTGSESERAQRRVAAATAIFDGNDIAGALLGQPAHAAEISDLERYDRELSTRLGTVDGALPDEARLLQKTADLIKGEKALAAALTHQDEQASSASAAKKRLSQVLQSQEKLRPVAQTMEHSSQDAAQAQVLVVAIEEHQRQNHKVSELAVAEANAREVALSAKERWLGAFNDRLNHVAGELAANLVDGEPCQVCGSKVHPAPSPLAGSGADLVRAEKVAKSAFEAAEGLAVTAGTQLAEAKNRLVVLAERGGESDLQETKDRVQRATLAHGQATEAASELAALSSEAVGLQIRIDQAQTEMLAATGQAASLGAGTAAVGEEIALLQEHLAVVRDGYESLLKRRTALVQAQIPGQELLGAVRNRATAEAAKEDAADALEQALADSAFDDVEAVQAALLTPAAAAALDKDIKGHARAVAVNADRLAMPEIIAAQVEVDANIGAPSGEVLAELAQGARHAQTKAREGALALGLALSAAEQLRNTAAAFQELERVVAPLREKARMLAGLSETVRGLGDNNLKMTLTSYVLAARLEQVAEAASTRLATMSDARYTLRHSDAKSGNKKSGLGLEVVDQWTGMSRDTATLSGGESFMASLALALGLSDVVQYESGGLDIETLFVDEGFGSLDEDSLEQVMEALESLRDGGRMVGLVSHVEQMKQRIPLHLHVNKGRHGSTLELRMAGAAAP
- a CDS encoding type 1 glutamine amidotransferase domain-containing protein, whose product is MKKILMVLTSVSEIGDTGEKTGYNVGEAAHPWKVFKDSGHFVDFASIKGGQPPHDGVDVEDPIQVAFTEDETTRAGLYNTARVDVIDPEQYDAVFLVGGHGTMWDFPDSEGLQKLVASIYNSGGVVGAVCHGPAGLVNVELANGIHLVNGRNVAAFTNDEEVAAGKDKVIPFFLADRLEEQGATHVFADVFEEKVVVDERLVTGQNPASAAGVAKEMEKLLAEVIHQEKAEEQHEADALRAEKDAKKAAAAAEEH
- a CDS encoding exonuclease SbcCD subunit D, with the protein product MKLLHTSDWHLGRSFHGIGTLAAQRRFADQLLETVITENVDVVLVAGDVYDRALPSVDVVNLFDEILARLNAAGVQVVVTSGNHDSASRLGFGGRLLERAGVHLRTRLSDLATPVLLPLMGNDAGPDNTTQVAIYGIPFLEPRLVAEELDVENGTHFSVTEAAVKLIAADLATRAPGTASVVLAHTFASGGVSSASERELSVGGVGAVPLDLFEPFTYTALGHLHGPQILSESVRYSGSPLPYSFSEARHRKGAWLLEITASGLGEVRKVQWDPERALSILSGKIDELLSSEAFSQDEGNYCQITLTDNDSPELAMDRLRTRFEHTLVLMFAPETPRNPEQQSYGDRIAQATDELELCCGFLDHVRHRSASDDEQQILRAALAGVREQESAL
- a CDS encoding SdpI family protein, coding for MLIFSLLLLALCSLGIAGLNHACALGKIKRNPFVGIRTAKTMVDEETWQAGHGAAVQSMWVSGIAAAAISLAGLLFLDSPNTQIIMALLACALLLTAVIYGSKLANIAAVETITVEKKSR
- a CDS encoding MFS transporter, producing MLPRLAGKSYIPLGLFARVPLAMLTIGVLTMVTHVSDSYAIGGFAAGCIGLGAAAGAPVVGYLADRLGQRGVLLVAAVVNFILVTAVVVLAYLLLPDSGAQLTDGATVVVLLTALAAGGTSPQVGPLSRVRWMALSKKLPASQRGPMVDTALSLEGTADEVTFVLGPALVGLLASLVAPWLPLVLAAVMTVSLVTLFALHPTADYVSARPAASSTVGNAGYVSEERPNWFLVAVPVAAMLCMGTFFGSSQTALAAFTGVYGSVDQAGLMYAIMGASSALTALSVAYWPVKFSYAWRWVLASGFMAGGTVFFLAPESLGQMAWVLLLVGLPVGPTMVTIFSVGSVVAPPQWMGTVMTALASGIVAGTALGSALSGSLAQSVGYDAAFLVPIAAASTLFVLGIVASVVLRKQLTRAE